TTCCCCTcctttttaaaatgtcttcAAGAATGCTAAATAGTGGATGGCTTTCAATTTACAGAGCTTATAAGGAGCCTTTAATGAAACTAGGCCAATTTAGTCACATATAAACGAAAAAAAAGAGGCCTCTGTCCACTCAAATAGTAAaacaaaaggacaatattAATAGCATAATTTAAGTTTCAAGATTTCAGCCTCACATCATCACGAgcttttgaaatcaaaataaattctaaGGCATTTCATCTCTTACAACTGTAATATACTCTGAAAGTTTCCCTTGTAAGGTTCAAATCATCCACCTTGActtttcaaacaaagaaaatggacAGAAAACACCACAAGAAAGTTAAGTACAAATCAAACCTAGGTTACTCAATTTGAAGATAGAGAACTCACTAGAAGATGAGGATTTCCAAACGGTTACTTCCTTTTGAAGTCAGCTTCCAGCCATCCAGGTCATCAGGCCCACCTTTACTGTTTTTGgatagtatatatataatatatgaactTGGGGAAGCAATGGGGGCACAAATTGAAGATTTCATTAGGATTTGAACATCTAGAGGCTGAAATTACAAGAATTCAATGCAATTTGGTGGTTATAGGCTACTACCAAATCCACTACACAAACTAACCAAATCCATTAGTGTTAAATGCAAAACTTCCAGAGATAAATGGCCCAAAAACTTCCGGTATTCAGGTACAACATCGGATATGTCAAAATTAAGTTTCCTGTCATCCATCAAGCCATCGTCCATTACCAACCACCAAGAAAGGCATCCTTGAGTATCCTCTGGGTTCACATGGGCTACCAGACGGAGTGTTTCGCCCTGTTCTAGCTCAAATGACAGACTTAGGAAGTCACGATTGGCCTTTATTCCCCAGGTTAGAGCTTCTTCATGAAGCCAAAGAACAATTTGGCTTGCAACCTGTCGCAAAAATACGATGATAATATTACTATTACTTTCCATTGATAAGGCAGCTTACAAGCATGGAAATCTACTTTCTGCTCACCTGCAGCAGAATTATCACGGGAAGATCAGCCAAGTCACAGCCATATCTGTTCATCGAATAGATATCCTTGGAATTTCGCTTGAACAAGCTAACGACATTAGGAGCACCTTCCCCCTCAATAGTAATGCAATTATCATTTACAACCACTTTAGTCTGAAAAAGCGATTTGGTTACATTATTCATCTGATGACTGTCTGATGTACGAGCTTGGATGCTAGTAGGATGAAGTATGGACCGGGGAACTTCCATGAAAAACGTCCATGAAGATTTTCGAGAATTCCAAGTAGGATGAGATATCAATTGAAGAAATGGGACCTTCCAAACCTAAGAACAACCAAAGATAAACTGCATGTTTAATATGCTGAGTAACATCAAATACAGGAATCAGAACCATTTTAgttttacatatatatatataaacagtGCAGTTTCATCATCgacaaaaaatggaagaaattaagaaattggGACTATACCACATTTTCGAGCTCCATGAGAACATTGTTTGCAAATATTCTGTGGGCCAGAGACAAACAGAAATGACCAAGAAGCCCAGACCCATCATTAGAAACTTGAGCCGATTGCCTGCTGAAGGCAGAAATGGCTCTATCATTTGATTTTACAAACACTAGCGCGTGAAAAATTTGTTGCAGATATATCTCAAAGGTTATATGATTAGGATTCCGCAATTTCTTTTCAAGGTGGTCATCTCTATCTGGTAATTCAATCCCATCAAGGGAATCAAAAGGTAAATTAGTATTATCCAAAATCTCGGTATTTGCACCATCAACTAGTTGGCAACTTTGACTAGATGGCACAAGAGAGATGAAGACCGAGGTACCCTGATCTATACTTAATTGCAAGTAATTTTCTCGTATGCCAGTCACGTTGATACCCAAGGACGGATTGAATGCTTCACGGTTCACCAAATCAAACACCTGGAACCAGTAGAGCAAACGATGTATCATGTGGTGGAGGACTAAAGTAGGAAAGGCCTATACTGAGCAAGattaatgtaataaagaaACCACCTGCTCACTGAAAATGGCATGGTGAACTTCACGGAGAAGTGAGTTTGTTTCCTTAATGTACGCATTGTCATTCGTAAACTCCTTCTCACTTTTATTTGAAGACTGGTTGGTTGAATTTGTGGACTCGTTTTTACCAAGTTCCAAAGAATTTTCTACATTACATCCACTGAGAAATCCAAAACGAAGGGAGTGGCATGAATTTGGAGGTAAATTAATTGTCAGCATTCCAGACAAATCATGTTCAACACGAATCGTAGATGAAGATGGTCGAAACACAGATGACGGGTCACATGATGAACTGTCAAATAAATCAATGGTAAAGCCTTCATTTGCAGGAGCTGGAGCAGCAGCCACACGCTGCCTTTTAACCTTCCAATTTTGCTGCAATCTGATATACATCATCAGCAAATACTGAAAATTTGTGAAGATTAGAAAGCATTAAAAGTACAAAAAGGTTTCCGATTCTTAGTATAGAAATTGGTACTATAATAAACTAATATATGGTTATATTTAGgttaattagatattaaataaagtaaattccagaagttaaaaagttattaaatttcaaatggtGGAAATTCTCAATTTATAGATGAAACGTTACGAAAGAATCAAATAACAAGCTCAGAATATTAAGAAGGCCGAACCCTAAATAATCCAAAGGtttattagaagaaaaaaaaaaagatgaaggaaccaaaaacaaagaaagggaGAATATGCGAAGGTGCAACTTATAAAGTAGCAAGGGGCTACGAAGAAGCTCCATACACATACTAAGGAAACAGGCCAGACAAAGCTATACAAAGGGAAATTTGGAGCAACCTCCCTTATCTTCCAATTATTAGATAGGGTATATGCCTGATGATGGGGTGACAGATGGAAGCCCAAAGTGGCAGTAGATTGAAAGGGGTCTATACCTCCCAGTTAAGAAAAGATCTACAATCAAGGTTCCCCCATTACACTTCAACAAGATGCCTCGAGAATACCACCTTGCTTAATGACCTAACCTTAGCAAGGGTTGACAGAATATGGAAAATAACCTCCTCCAGGGAAGCAACCAATATTTTCTCCCTACAATATCGGAACTATGGGAGCTCGTTTAAATGAcaggtttttttcttttttcttttaaaaaaacaaaatttgtcaGTAGAGTGAAACCTGAAAAGTACAATGATCATCTATATCCTACCCATTTGAGTTTGCGATGAAGCTCCCCAATTAACAAAAAATCCTAAGCAATGGCCTTCTGGAACTATGATGAGAGAGACTAATGAAGCCTGATTGGAACCCCAACTACTGGACTGAACCCCAAATCTTCTTGCAATAATCTTATATTTCCTGAAGTAGATTGCTACCAACAAAAACTTCAAAGCCCAAATCCACTTAACTAAAGCAGCAAGGTTATTAGTCAGCAATTAACCATCCCAATCAACCACTCTCAAACAACACGATGCCAAGCTCCAGTTAACTAGATAACACTCATTCTCACACACCCTCCCAAGGGAGGAAGTCTCATATAAGCTTTTTGGATCAAACAACAGATACACGAGTCCTGAATGcatacacaaaaaaaaaaaaaaaaaaaaaaaaaaaaaaaaaaaaaaaaaaaaaaNCTATTGGAAAGAGCCAAATGAATAAGGGTTAATCCCACCCCTTTACAGAAAATAACCTCTTTTTTTGCCAGCATCCACCTTAGGATCCCAAAATGAGTACTTGAGGTTATGCCCTATACGTAAATCTAGATCTTCATTGAGGCAATTAATACCTAGAACGGATCATTTATCGTATAAATCTTATAGTATGACATATGACTATATGAGGGGCATAACTAAGTTATCTTATCAGAAACTTCTGTTTATCTAAATTGATAAAGGCCCAAGAATACAAATCAcagaatatttatattttatgatagAACTGTTTAATTTCAGGACACTTCAGGGATTTTAAAGAGTACTACCGTGCACAAACTGTCAGATTCACAAtgataaatgatttttaacaTAGGTACATTGCACAATGATTGCAGGattaatgaaatgaattgaTTACCGAATTAGAGCACCATAGAATCTTGCTTCCCTGGAAACCTGGCGTTCCAAACCTTTAGCTGACTGCTTGAAATATTTACCAAGATGCTGTAGAGATTAAGGGGTAGGAGATAAAATCAGGCACTTTCAAAGCGATAGTACAGATAATAAGATGAAATTTTACTGAATAATACTGCAAATTAATCTTAACACAGTTGCTCCAACCCAATCAAAGCAAGCTAATCAGAAAAGGCAATAATTCTGTGAACAAAAGAAGGATAAAAATAGTACTCGAAAGCATTGTAGTTTCGTTGCTACAGACACTCCAAGATCAGATAAAGCTTCATTAGGTAATAGTTTTGGCCTTGTCATCCCTGCCACTGTTACTGCATCATTAGCTTCCACCTACAATTATATCAagacaaaaaatattttatttatacaaCAAACAGTATGGTAAAAATATAGCAAAATCAGAGGCGTTTAATTTAGAAACTCACGGTGTTGATCAGGTCTATGATAACAGAGAGCTCCTGATGAGCCAACTGCAAGTTTTCTATCATGTTCTGCCATGGCCACGGCGTTGAACTCTCCTTGGAgctcttcttctgcttctttttGTCATCGTCCTTCTCTATTGCCCAAGCAAAGTCAATTCTCCGAATAAGCGACAACCGTTTCTCTTCATACCCTACATCTCTATTAACAATATAGCAAAAACCAAccttaattaaccaaaaaCGTTCGAGAAATTAATCAGAAACTTCGCAAGGAACACCGAGAAATACATTGACAAATTATATTCCAGATAATTTAGCATAATGAGAAACTCGTATCAGAGTTCACTCTAAACAATCACCAAGGTACACATACGAACGTAATCAGAATTAAGAATGCCTAATCACAAGCACACATTCGTCAACTAAGGTACATCTTCTTCTACCTTAACACGCATATCAAGTAATTTATGTTTCCTCAGTTATCTCAGGAACCAAAAATGGGGTAAAAGCAGAGGAAAAAATGAACATACGATGGGAATCTCTCGAGTCCGTTTTCTTCTATGGCCTCCAAACGTTTGATGGGAAGCTTGTCGAGAGAAACTGTAATGTCTCCGTCCATATTCGCACAGTATTTTCCCGGAATAATGTGAAGAGGGGAAGAGCTTCGGAGCGAGCCCTAGAACCGAAGAGAAGTCCGGGATGGGGATGAGAGTCCACTGACAGAGAGCTCAGCCGACGACTGCGAAACCCGAAATTACCGATTTGTCCCTGAATTTTCTGGATAAACATCATGCTTCACTGCCCTTTTTCGGCGCGCAATACTCTcctcccttttttctttttactttttcggtttaaatattttctttctgtaaTCAAAATATACGAACgccttcctttctttttctttttttattaaaattaattctataattgatttcttattttataccAATTATCTCTAACAAAGTtagataaaatttaacttaaaaagggagaaaaaaacaatcatcTATATAATTccaacattattttatatgccatttattataatttctaaaataatttcactaaatattttttaaacataccACCACTAAAATGCATGAAACCTTACTaccatattttctttaattaactATCAATATTATcccatcaaatttaatttagttaatacTTCTTTATTGTTCaataatgtatatttttaaataatcctTCAACATAAACATTACTTTTCAATCACATAACTAATCATCATAAGAATCATATGATAGCGTGACAAtcactttttaataatttattagatttatcAAAATGGATATAAATTATATGGTGACAATCGTATTCGAATGCGTTGAATaacaacaaaacacaaaagtaaatttaaatatttatagtgCAGGCCAAAGGTGGTATGATATTACCTTAACTTAGTTTAATTCAAGACAAAgtcgcaaaaaaaaaattgtttctttttgttttcatttgaaGATGTTGTGTGACCAAATATCATTTGTTctaatatttgatatatatatattttttgataattgtttgaaaatgctgatttaaaaaaatcaaa
This sequence is a window from Cucurbita pepo subsp. pepo cultivar mu-cu-16 chromosome LG04, ASM280686v2, whole genome shotgun sequence. Protein-coding genes within it:
- the LOC111793309 gene encoding mediator of RNA polymerase II transcription subunit 17-like, with the protein product MDGDITVSLDKLPIKRLEAIEENGLERFPSDVGYEEKRLSLIRRIDFAWAIEKDDDKKKQKKSSKESSTPWPWQNMIENLQLAHQELSVIIDLINTVEANDAVTVAGMTRPKLLPNEALSDLGVSVATKLQCFRHLGKYFKQSAKGLERQVSREARFYGALIRLQQNWKVKRQRVAAAPAPANEGFTIDLFDSSSCDPSSVFRPSSSTIRVEHDLSGMLTINLPPNSCHSLRFGFLSGCNVENSLELGKNESTNSTNQSSNKSEKEFTNDNAYIKETNSLLREVHHAIFSEQVFDLVNREAFNPSLGINVTGIRENYLQLSIDQGTSVFISLVPSSQSCQLVDGANTEILDNTNLPFDSLDGIELPDRDDHLEKKLRNPNHITFEIYLQQIFHALVFVKSNDRAISAFSRQSAQVSNDGSGLLGHFCLSLAHRIFANNVLMELENVVWKVPFLQLISHPTWNSRKSSWTFFMEVPRSILHPTSIQARTSDSHQMNNVTKSLFQTKVVVNDNCITIEGEGAPNVVSLFKRNSKDIYSMNRYGCDLADLPVIILLQVASQIVLWLHEEALTWGIKANRDFLSLSFELEQGETLRLVAHVNPEDTQGCLSWWLVMDDGLMDDRKLNFDISDVVPEYRKFLGHLSLEVLHLTLMDLVSLCSGFGSSL